GCGTTGAGATTCAGACTATTGTATTACctgagaaggaagaaactATGACTTACCGGAAGAAATTTGCCTTATTAGGTCCACTTATAGAACAGGTGGTGTCTTACGATAGACCTACAGTATCTTCATTACGGTCTACCAATTTATACAGGGTCTTGACCatcatattgaagaagcctGAATATCAGAAAGCCAAATTCGTCATCAAACTACGcaaattcttgaaaaatacTTTGGGATTACAAGTGGATGTGGAAAAACATTGGGCAGATGACTGGACtaaagaaatggatgataaggaagaagaagagttaaagaaaaaacggatagaagaaaaggtgGAGAAAGAACGGCAGAGAAGAGAGGCCAGAAAGAGTGAATCTAGAGAGGTCAGCGTTGTACAGGAGACCAAGTAATGTATGTATGTACAGTATAAAGTATGTTCTATGTATCAATAGAGAGAACAAGTTTGGGGAATTTTTCACTGCACAGCCGTGAAAGGTGAAAACCAACCTGGATGAGACGGGCAGCCTATTTATAGCAGAGTCATATAGCCAGGTGTGGTACTTAGTAGGATTGCAGCTCGAACAGACATGTCAAGTTCATTGAGTTTTGATAgtgaggaggaggagattCAACCAGCAGGATCTGAGGGCTCTTCGATCTCTTCGTCCAATGAGGTTCGTCCATTTCTATCTGACAATCAAAGACAGCAAAGTCGCCAGACCGAGGGTATGCCAGACCTCACCAGTGTCACGTCGACGTCCTTAGCAGGAATCGTTGCAGAAAACGTTTTTGACTCTCTTAGCCAGCAtgctgatgatattgaagcTACTACGGCAGAATACGGCTCCGCTGTCGATCGACAACTTAGTGCCAATTCTGCAGCGTCTGAAGCAACGTCCACAAGCGTTAATGGAGGATATTTGGTGCCGAAACATAGACTCATTGTGATTCTATCGAGTATTTTCACATTGATCTTCCTTGCAGCACTCGATTCCACCATTCTTTCGACACTAGTCACCGATATCGCTTCGGATTTGGACGCTATTCCTTATATCTCATGGATTACTACTGCCTATCTTCTATCAACCTCGATTGTTCAACCTCTTGGAAGACTCTCGGatatctttggaagaaagcCGATGCTTCAGGGCTGtattatcatcttcacctttgGCTGTTTGCAATGTGCTACGGCCAATAGTACTGCTTCGTTTGTTGCTGGTCGGTTCTTCTCCGGTTTTGCCGGTGGTTTAAACACATTGGGAACCATTATTATGAGTGATTTGATTCCTttaagaaaaagaggagTCTTTCAAGGGTTGGGTAACATGTTCTATGCATTAGGGTCCGCAGTTGGTGGTACTGTAGGTGGCTGGATAGCTCATCGTTATGGTTGGAGGTTTGCTTTCTGGATCCAAGTTCCTATTGGTATCTTctgctttttcttgatcGCTTTCAACTTGCACTTACCCAAGTTAGCTAAATCCAATCTTCTGACTACTCTTACCCTTGGCGAAAAGTTTAAATTGGTCGATGTCTCTGGTATCTCTTGCTTGGCCATTActcttttcctcttcatcgttcTTACTTCgttttccttttcatcaaccTGGACTTTACTGGCCGCTGTATTCTTATTTACAATGTTTTTAGCCACTTTCATCTATTTGGAACTCACTATTGATGATCCTATCGTTCCTATCGCTCTTCTGAAAGATATATCAGTTCTTGGATCATCCTTGGCTAATTGGTTTGCTACCATGTATATCTTTGTGCTCCTCTATTACTATCCTATCTACCTTTCCACAGTCATCGGACTTAATTCTGAGCAGATAGGTATCCGAATGATCCCTATGATAGTGGCAGGCTCCATTTCTTCCGTCATGTCCGGTTATTATATGAAGTGGACTGGCAAATACTCGACTTTTTCCCTAATAATCAATACCTTGGGTGTCGCTGGTTTGATTCTTCTACTTATACGAACATATCCATTCAACTTGAACGTTCTTCCTACTGTCTTCGAGCAGTATACCCTTATTATTTTACCAGAAGTGgcatattcttctcttcttacaGTCACTTTACTCTCGCTAATTGCTGCTGTACCTATAGAGCATCAATCCTCAGTGACTTCTATACAGTATGCTTTTAGAGGTATCGGTTCTGTCTTGGGCACTTCTATAGGTTCTCGGATCTTTACTTTATCACTCAATAAGCAGATGGCGAACAGGCTTTCATCTGCCAGACCTTCAGACGTTTCTGATAAACAATTGGCCAAGATTCTCGACAAAGTTCTTCATAACGCTGCTTACATTCGCAATAAAGCTCCCAAATGGGCAGTCAAGGCCATGATAGAATCCTATGGAATCGGTTGCTGGTCATCCTACATTTTTGCTACAGTCGTATCTGTTTTCTGCCTTGGAGCGATTGGTATGATTAAAGAGTACAAGTTATACTCTTCTGTAAAGAGAAGTCATTAAGACATATATCAAGTAATTTTACCTATCGTCAAAGTAACTACTATTTTTCCCACTATCCGGCATGGTCTACGAGTCCGATGAAGCCGAAAAAGCCGAAAAAAGGCaggaaaaaattaaatgaaagaaagctGCAGGaccattcttcttctccttattgAGACTAActttattattattaatTGCCTTTAGATAGCTCATAAGGGAGAAGCTACATAGCTCAGATATCCAGGAGaattgtttttttcttccgGCTTCTTTTCAGAGTTTGTTCCCgaagcttcttctcaaagtcCTGACCTTTG
The sequence above is a segment of the Brettanomyces nanus chromosome 4, complete sequence genome. Coding sequences within it:
- a CDS encoding uncharacterized protein (EggNog:ENOG41), which encodes MSSSLSFDSEEEEIQPAGSEGSSISSSNEVRPFLSDNQRQQSRQTEGMPDLTSVTSTSLAGIVAENVFDSLSQHADDIEATTAEYGSAVDRQLSANSAASEATSTSVNGGYLVPKHRLIVILSSIFTLIFLAALDSTILSTLVTDIASDLDAIPYISWITTAYLLSTSIVQPLGRLSDIFGRKPMLQGCIIIFTFGCLQCATANSTASFVAGRFFSGFAGGLNTLGTIIMSDLIPLRKRGVFQGLGNMFYALGSAVGGTVGGWIAHRYGWRFAFWIQVPIGIFCFFLIAFNLHLPKLAKSNLLTTLTLGEKFKLVDVSGISCLAITLFLFIVLTSFSFSSTWTLLAAVFLFTMFLATFIYLELTIDDPIVPIALLKDISVLGSSLANWFATMYIFVLLYYYPIYLSTVIGLNSEQIGIRMIPMIVAGSISSVMSGYYMKWTGKYSTFSLIINTLGVAGLILLLIRTYPFNLNVLPTVFEQYTLIILPEVAYSSLLTVTLLSLIAAVPIEHQSSVTSIQYAFRGIGSVLGTSIGSRIFTLSLNKQMANRLSSARPSDVSDKQLAKILDKVLHNAAYIRNKAPKWAVKAMIESYGIGCWSSYIFATVVSVFCLGAIGMIKEYKLYSSVKRSH